One Terriglobales bacterium genomic window, TTCGGTCTCGTACGTCTCCAGCAGAAATCCATAGGTTCCCGCCATCTGTCACCTCCCGCGGCTTGCCATTATAGGAGAATCCATCATTCCATTCGTGAAATCGCCCCTGGCAAGCGCGCCAATTCACTACTGGCGCCGACTTTCAGCCATTGTGCTTGACACAGCCTGTAAAAAGCGATAAACCGTAGCCCATTTTCCGAGTCGTTGTGTGCCTCGGCGCGCACGCGCCGTCGTCTCTGACCGTAACCATCGGGGAGGTTGGTCAGCATGAGTCCATCGAGAAGAGATTTCCTGAAAGTGAGCACTGTCGGCGGCGTTGCCGCCTCAGTACTCGGCTTTGACCTCACGCAAGCTCACGCCGAGGTGCGCGAACTCAAGATCGCGCGCACCACTGAGACCCGCTCCACCTGCCCGTATTGCGCGGTCGGTTGCGGCGTCATTATTCATACGCTGGGCGACAAGTCCGGCAACGTCCGTCCCGCCGTCATCCACGTCGAGGGCGATCCCGATCATCCCATCAACCAGGGCGCGCTGTGTCCCAAAGGCGCGACGATCAAGCACAACATCGTCAATGATCGCCGCATTACCAAGCCCATGTACCGCGCTCCCGGCAGCGACAAGTGGGAAGAGAAGTCCTGGGACTTCATGGTCGATCGCATCGCCCGGCTGATGAAGGACACGCGCGACGCCAAGCTGCGTGAGGGCAACGCCCTGACCGCGATCGGCGTCATCGGCGGTTGCACCGACAATAATGAGAACAACTACCTGCTGGTAAAAGCGTTCCGCGCCGGGATGGGCATTATCCCGATGGAACAACAGGCCAGGATATGACACGGCCCGACGGTGGCCAGTTTGGCCGCCACATTCGGGCGCGGCGCCATGACCAATGGCTGGACCGACATTCAGAATGCTGACGTCATTCTCGCCATGGGCGGCAATCCCGCCGAAAACCATCCGGTGGGCTTCCGCTTCGTCATGGAAGCCAAGCGCAACCGCAACGCCAAGCTGGTCTCGGTGGACCCGCGCTTCAATCGCACCTCTGCCGTAGCCGACAGCTTTACCCAGATCCGCGCCGGCACCGACATCGCCTTCCTCGCCGGGCTCATCAACTACTGCTTCACCCACAATCGCATCCAGGAAGAGTACGTTAAGCTTTTTACCAACGCCCCGTTCATCGTCCACCCGCAATACGAATTCAAGGACGACGAGGGCGTCTTCAGCGGTTGGGACGAAGCCAACAAGAAATACGACAAGACCACCTGGAACTACGACATCGGCAAGGACGGCTTCGCCAAGGTGGATCCCACGATGCAGGATCCTCGCTGCGTCTACCAGTTGATGAAGAAGTTCTACTCGCGCTACACGCCGGAGATGGTTTCGAAGATTTGCGGCTGTACGCCGGACGCCTTTAACAAGGCGGCCGACATCATCACCTCCACCTACACGCCCGACAAGGTGGGGACCGTCATGTATGCCCTTGGCTGGACCCATCACAGCTTCTCCGTCCAGCTGATCCATTGCGCCGCCATGCTGCAGTTGCTGCTCGGCAATATCGGCATGCCCGGCGGCGGTCTCAACGCGCTGCGTGGCCACTCCAACATCCAGGGCGGCACAGACTGCGGCATGGCCTATCACAACCTGCCCGGGTACATCGCGATTCCCAAGCAGGATGAACCGGACATGAAGGCGTTCTTCGGGCACCTGCTGCCTAAGCCGCTGCGCCCCGGCGTGATGAATTTCGTGCAGAACTATGACCGCTTCTATGTCAGCCAGATGAAGGCGTACTACGGTCTGCACGCCACCAAGGAGAACGAGTTCGGATACCAATGGCACCCGCGTCTGCCGGCCGGGCCGGCGCCGGGCACCTACGAAAACTGGAGCTGGGCCTTCATCTTCGACCATATGTACAACGGCAAGATGGATGGCCTGGTCAACTTCGGAATGAACCCGGTCAACAACGGCCCGCACTCGCGCAAGGTCATCAGCTCGCTCAAGAAGCTGAAATTCCTGGTCGTGGCAGAGAACTTCGAGACCGAAACCGCTTCCTTCTGGAAGCCGGAAATCATCGCTCTCGACGAGGAGAAGACCAGTCCGTCCGACGTCAAGACTGAAGTCTTCCTTCTGCCGGCTTCCAACTTCGCCGAGAAAGACGGCTCCTTCGTCAACTCGGCGCGCTGGTTCGCGTGGAAGTACAAGGCGCTGGATCCGCCCGGCGACGCCAAGACCGACCAGGAGATCATCGGCCGCATCTTCCTCAAGGTCCGCGACCTTTATGCCAAGGAAGGGGGCAAGTCGCCCGAACCTATCCAGAAC contains:
- the fdnG gene encoding formate dehydrogenase-N subunit alpha yields the protein MSPSRRDFLKVSTVGGVAASVLGFDLTQAHAEVRELKIARTTETRSTCPYCAVGCGVIIHTLGDKSGNVRPAVIHVEGDPDHPINQGALCPKGATIKHNIVNDRRITKPMYRAPGSDKWEEKSWDFMVDRIARLMKDTRDAKLREGNALTAIGVIGGCTDNNENNYLLVKAFRAGMGIIPMEQQARIUHGPTVASLAATFGRGAMTNGWTDIQNADVILAMGGNPAENHPVGFRFVMEAKRNRNAKLVSVDPRFNRTSAVADSFTQIRAGTDIAFLAGLINYCFTHNRIQEEYVKLFTNAPFIVHPQYEFKDDEGVFSGWDEANKKYDKTTWNYDIGKDGFAKVDPTMQDPRCVYQLMKKFYSRYTPEMVSKICGCTPDAFNKAADIITSTYTPDKVGTVMYALGWTHHSFSVQLIHCAAMLQLLLGNIGMPGGGLNALRGHSNIQGGTDCGMAYHNLPGYIAIPKQDEPDMKAFFGHLLPKPLRPGVMNFVQNYDRFYVSQMKAYYGLHATKENEFGYQWHPRLPAGPAPGTYENWSWAFIFDHMYNGKMDGLVNFGMNPVNNGPHSRKVISSLKKLKFLVVAENFETETASFWKPEIIALDEEKTSPSDVKTEVFLLPASNFAEKDGSFVNSARWFAWKYKALDPPGDAKTDQEIIGRIFLKVRDLYAKEGGKSPEPIQNLNWWYTNPFQPSLDEVARELNGWAIAEVKNEKDPKTVDLKPGEQLGKFLDARNDGTTLSGNWLYIGAYTQAGNLGQRRNAADPSGMKRFENWGFNWPANRRVMYNRCSADAKGQPWDPKRPGIRWNGEKWTGDVPDYKPDSPPEAGMGAFIMLPEGAARLFVPGQFAEGPFTEFYEPTESPVDNQLHAKTSKNPAVKPFKGKWDRLGKPDEFPIVATTYRLTEHFHYWTKNNAYNVQLQPEFFVEISEELAREKGIKSGEMVKITSARGAIQGKAMITKRIKPMQVAGKTVHQIGFPIHWGFLGRGEQTGGMANIVTPTIVDPNSFAPEYKGFLVKLEKA